A region of the Flavobacteriaceae bacterium MAR_2010_188 genome:
TGAAATAAGGAAAACTTGATGATATCTAGTTTATTCTCAAGTTAAAGAGATATGATCGCTCGTAATTGCTTCAGTCAATAATGGATTACGTTTTAACTTCTTCCCTCATTAAATGCTCCAACTTTTTCCCCGCAAGTATCTTAGTACCCACAACAATAAATCCCAATTTAAGATATAAACGCTTCGCATCGGGATTTGTGCATTCTACCAACAAACCAATGGTCTGGCGATTTTTTGACGAATAGATGTTTATAGTATGTTTCAAAAGTTTTGTGCCAACTCCACTCCCACGTAAATCTGCTCTTACCGCAATTGAATCGATATAATATTCTCCGGCCTCGGTTTCATTTTCTAAAATGTAATTGGATTTGTAATGTTGGTCGATATAATTTTCAATCGGAAACCTCAATCCCTTCAATTTAGCTCCATCGTAAATGTTTATGGCTGCAACAATTTCTTCTTCGACTTCAGCTACATAACAATTTTCAAAGGAGTATTGATTATTCTTTCTTTGAGTGAAATGATGGAGAAACCTTATTGCTTCTTCTTCTTTTTCAACCCCTATAAAATGATAGATGATGTCTTCCATAGCGAGAAATAATAGTCCCGCTAGTGCCTTGGCATCTTCTTGCTTTGCTTTTCTAATTTGTATATGCTTCAACATAAAGATTTTATTTTCCACAAAAAAAATGCGAAGCTAGCCGCTTCGCATTTTCCTTTATTTCAACTAAGATATTTTATAATCTAGTAATGCTTATATTTTTAAACCAGACCTTATTACCGTGGTCTTGCAGTCCGATATGGCCTGTCTGATATTTGCCAAATCCTTCCCATCCTTTAAACTTGGAATTGGCTACCATTCTATCCCACTCTGGTCCGTGTACCGTAAATGTAAATGCCAGGTTCCCGTTCATATAAACTTGGCCCATATTATCCACGTGATTTACGCTTAATTCCATATTGTTCCACTCGCCCGCCGGATTAATTAATTCTGGTGGACAGGCAATCATATCGTATAAAGAACCTGCTTTGTGCGTGCCACCCGCAACCTTGGCATCGGGATGTCTTTCGTTATCCAAAACCTGAATCTCAGGTCCGGTCTGGTACGCCTCCGGAAATTTTTTATCTTCGTGTACCCCATAGAATATTCCGCTATTAGCGCCTTCTTCGACCTTCCAATCGAGTTTCAAAACAAAGTTGGTGAAAGTGTCTTTAGTGATAATATTTTTTCCGCCTTCGGAACCTGGGGTAAACATCATCGCATCTCCATCGATAGTCCACTCATCGTACATTTTGTCCGAAAGATATCCGCGCCACTGATCCATCGACTTGCCGTCGAAAAGGCTTATGGTATTGTCTTGATTGTCTGTTCCCATAATTTCGTCTTCGACCTCGGCAACGGTTTCTTCAAATTCTTCATCCGTTTTTTCGTTTTTATCGCCACAGCTAAATGTGATAAGTGCTATGGTCGCTAAACCTAGTAGTGTTTTTTTCATTTGTAATTATTGATTAAATCCCTAAGATTTTC
Encoded here:
- a CDS encoding Acetyltransferase (GNAT) family protein, translating into MLKHIQIRKAKQEDAKALAGLLFLAMEDIIYHFIGVEKEEEAIRFLHHFTQRKNNQYSFENCYVAEVEEEIVAAINIYDGAKLKGLRFPIENYIDQHYKSNYILENETEAGEYYIDSIAVRADLRGSGVGTKLLKHTINIYSSKNRQTIGLLVECTNPDAKRLYLKLGFIVVGTKILAGKKLEHLMREEVKT